The stretch of DNA CGCGCCACCAGCGCCGATAACAACCACGTCAAATTCGCGAACTGGAATACTCAATTAAACACCCCACACAATCAAAATGCCTGCGGCCATATAAGAAAAGGCTGCTACGACAAAAACAAACTGAAGCACACCACGTAATGACACACACTTAACGTAATCGGTAAGTACCTGCCAAACACCAATCCATGCATGGACTAGAATCGCAACCAGTGCGAGAAGTGTGAAGACTTTCATCGGCAGAGCACTGAATAAACCGTGCCATGCATCGTAAGTCAATGGAGAGCTACATGCGATAAAACCAACCATAAAGATGGTGTAACAGGCTAGAATTACTGCACTTGCACGTATAAGAATAAAGTCATGGACACCACTGCGACCAAGACTTGCTGCATTAGTTACCATACCCAAATCCCCGCGATGATAGAAAACACTACTGATAACGCCATAGCGACTTTAGCTGAAGTTAATCCTGAAGAAAGTTCTTCCCAGTAGCCGGCATCCATCACTAAGTGGCGTAAACCCACTATCAAGTGATAACCCAACGCGGTAAGAATTCCCCAAACGATAAACTTGACGATAAAGTTATCAAAAAGAGATTGGACGCCAGCAAAACTTTCAGCGGATGCTAATGATTCATTAAGCAACCAAATAAGAATACCGACAGCAAACAACATAATAACGCCCGATACACGGTGTAGGATGGACGCGATCGCCGTTGCTGGGAACTGTATAGTCTGCAGATCTAAATGGACAGGTCTTTGCTTTTTCACGTTCTGCTCACTCTGCTCAATTGAGCTAATTTTTGTTATACGAACCGCTTTTACTCAGATCCCCATCCGTGAACTAGGTCACAGTTTAAGCCCTTTGCAAAAGAAAACTTGAAACAAACATTTAACAGTTTAGCGACCACTAATTAAGGTTGTATAAATGTGGTAACTATTCGTCAATGTATGCAGCTCATCTGAGCCGCAGCAAGTATACGTGGGTGAAATGTCAAATACAAACATCACATTATGCAAATTTTGTTTTTTTGGTAAAAAAATCTGCCAAGCCCCTGTTGCAACAGGTGGTTATTGCTAATTAAGACCATGGTCTAACAAATTTAAACGCTTATTTAAATTGAAATGTGATCTAGATTCACTGTAAAGTATTGGGGTTTGATAAGCCGCACTCAATAAGAATGAAGTAAGGAGAATGGGGTATGGCTGATAATATAGCCAAGTTGGAACTACCAGGGAACGAATCAATCGATTTGCCGATCAAGAAAGGAACGGCAGGATTTGATGTAATAGACATCAGTAAGCTAGGTAGCACAGGTCACTTTACCTTCGATCCAGGATTTCTCGCTACAGCTTCCTGCGAATCAGCTATTACTTACATCGACGGCGACCAAGGGATCCTGCTTCATCGCGGATACCCAATTGGCGAGTTGGCAATAGATTCTGATTATCTAGATTTATGCTATTTGCTGCTTTACGGAGAGCTTCCGAATAAAGCACAGTACGATACATTCGTACACACGGTTAAAAACCACACCATGGTTAACGAGCAACTTGCGAGCTTCTTTAGAGGTTTCAGACGTGATGCTCACCCAATGGCAATGTTGTGTGGCGTTACTGGCGCCCTTTCTGCATTCTACCAAGATTCTTTGGATGTGAATGACGAGCGCCATCGCGAAATTGCTGCTTACCGCTTGGTGTCAAAAATGCCAACAATCGCAGCGATGTGCTACAAGTACTCTATTGGTCAGCCTTTTGTCTATCCACGTAACGATTTAAGCTACGCTGGTAACTTCCTAAGCATGATGTTTGCAGTGCCATGTGAAGAGTACAAGGTTAATCCAATCGTTGAACGTGCTATGGATCGTATCTTCATACTACATGCGGATCATGAGCAAAATGCATCGACTTCAACCGTTCGTTTAGCCGGTTCATCTGGGGCTAACCCATTTGCGTGTATTGCTGCGGGTATTGCGTCTCTTTGGGGACCTGCTCACGGTGGTGCAAACGAAGCTTGCTTAAACATGCTTGAAGAGATCGGTAGTGTTGACCGTATCCCAGAGTTTATTGCACGTGCTAAGGACAAAGAAGATCCTTTCCGTCTAATGGGCTTTGGTCACCGTGTTTACAAGAACTTCGACCCTCGTGCAAAAGTTATGCGCGAAACATGTCATGAAGTGCTTGCCGAACTCAACGTCAATGATCCATTGTTAGATGTTGCAATGGAACTTGAACGTATTGCTTTAGAAGACGAGTATTTCGTGTCTAAGAAGCTGTACCCGAACGTTGATTTCTACTCAGGGATCATCATGAAGGCTATTGGTATTCCAACAAGCATGTTCACCGTACTATTCGCATTAGCGCGCACAGTCGGTTGGATTGCACATTGGAAAGAGATGCTAGATCAGCCTGGTCACAAGATCAGTCGTCCTCGCCAGCTATACACTGGTGATGCTGAGCGTAGCTTTGTTGCAAAAGACAAACGCGATTAGTAAGCGAGTTCGTTAACGAACCCTAAAAGGCACTCATTGAGTGCCTTTTTTATTGGCTAACAAAGCACGTTCACCCCGTTATGATTCGCCCTAGCGCGTACAGCTGGTTGGATTGCACATTGGAAAGAGATGCTAGATCAGCCTGGTCACAAGATCAGTCGTCCTCGCCAGCTTTATACCGGTGATGCTGAACGTAGTTTTGTTGCTAAAGACAAACGCGGTTAGTAAGCAAGCTCATTGCTAAACTAAAAAAGGCACTCATTGAGTGCCTTTTTTATTACCTGCGTCAAACATTATTGGCTAGCATGGTAAGTCAATTTGCTGTTATCGGAGCAAATTAAGAAAGTCATCCGGTGCCGGTGTCTCAAAAGTAAGTCGCTTGCCAGTCTTTGGTCGCGTAATACTCAGGCGCAACGCATGCAAACCCATGCGCGGGCCTTCAGTTCCATAACGGGGATCGCCAATCAGCGGATGCCCTAGCCAAGCCATATGGGCACGAATTTGATGTTGTCGACCCGTCTCCAGTTGAACTTCAAGCAATGACCGCTCCCCCACTGTTCGCAGGGTGTTAAAATGCGTGATGGCTTTTTTAGCTTCTGGATGTGGACCAACTATCATTTGATACTTCTCAGGATCTATTCTCAAGGGCTGGTCAATGGTGCCTTGACTCGGATTAGGGCAACCCTCAACCACCGCAAGGTAGGTTTTTTCAGCCTCAGCCCAACCATCCATAACGGCTTCGCGCATCTCGCGAGAAGTTGCAAACATCAAAACACCCGATGTATCACGGTCAAGCCTATGTACAGGCCAAAGATTAACAGTACGCTTAGGACGCGTGAGCTGCTTGCGAAGAATGGCAAGCGCATGGTCTTTGTTTTCATTGGCTGTTGCCACTGACAACAAGCCAGCAGGTTTGTTGATGACGATAAGATCGTTATCCGAATACAAGATTTCAAGCCGGGAGACTTTAAGTTGCACGTTCTTCCCCGTTGCCCGAACTTCCACGTCATCGCCGACGTTGATCTCATGATCATGGCGCATGATAGGCTGACCGTTGACGATGATGCATCCTGTTGTCAGCCGTTGTTTTATTTTGCTGCGACTCCAGCCTTTTAGCTCTGTGGTGAGGAAAGAGAGTAAAGGCGATGCCTGTTTCACTCGTAATCTTTCAGACATAGTAAGTTGTTCTCCAGCTTGGTGTTTCCAGTAATTCAATAGACATAATGATCATAGCAACGCCCACGTAACAGGCAAATAATGCTTGGCTAAAATTGGCGGGAAAATTAGCGTTTGACGTACATTAGATGCGTTTGTTAAGTGTCGCAGCACTGATTTTCAGTAATAAAAGTAAATGAATTCAGCGATTGAGTTTGAAACATTGATACCGATAACGGTCTCATTATGTTCAATGAACTGCCACATTATAAAATCAATAATGTGAGATTCTAACAGCAAGAGATCAATACCACTAGATAACAGCTCTTTATAAAAATGGCCTTCAATGCTTTCCATCAGTAAAATTTCAGTTATGGAGTCAATGACAATGGCTTGGGTGTAAAAATGTTCACCCTCATGAGCATAGGTAAACAATAACGTTTGAACCCTTCTTCACTTAGTTCTGGACAGAATTTTGTTAACGCATTTTGGACAAAAGGCGTTACAGGGCTGCCCTAACCCACTTATGGAAAGGAATGAACTACACTTTCCACCTCTATGAGTTCAAGTCTTGAATCAAATTCTGGGCTACTTACAAAATCCAATAATCGATAACCACCACAATTGAATTTTATGAAACCAAGAGCGGGTACAAGCGCTTTCTCCCTTGACTCTGCTCTATTACAACAGAATGGGCGAAGCGCCACGACCTTGACTTATTAAGAGAAAGCCACAGATTGATAGATTCACAAGTCCAATCGTCAACGAACAAACTTTAGCGCAAAAGTAATTGACCTCAATACCCTAGAGGTCATCGCACTCTCTCTACTAAAGTGAGCTTCCGCTTACATTGTTAAAAACCGCAACAATTGAACCTTTTCGCTACATCACCCATCAAAATAACCAACAAACATTCACGTGCACAACCTAAGCTATTGTATCTAAACTCAATTAAACTTTGGCACACATAATGCTTAGTAAAGCCTAATGAAATAACTTAAATGGGTTTAAAGACATGGAAGCATTCAAAAACAAAAAAATCATTCTCCCAATACTACTTGCTGCACTGCTTAGTGCTTGTGGCGCAGAAGAAGAGGTTAAAGAAGAAGAGAAATATGCCGTCCCTGTAGAGACAACCACAGTGATCCAAGGGGATGTGTCGTCATTTTATAGCACTACCGCGACCCTTGAAGCACCAGAAGAAGCTAAAGTTGTTACCCGCGTTGCCGGACTTATCCAGTCAATCAATGTTGAAGAAGGTGATCGCGTCGCTAAAGGCCAGCTGTTGGCGATTATCGATTCAAAAAGACAGAAATTTGATTTAGACCGCTCACAAGCTGAAGTCGAGATTATTCAACAAGAGCTGAATCGCCTCAAAAAAATCAACAACAAGCAATTTTTTAGTGCCGACTCTATGGCTAAACTCGAATATAACCTACAAGCTGCCATGGCTAAACGTGATTTGGCCGCATTGTACGTACAAGAAAGCATGATCCGCTCACCCATTGAAGGCGTGGTCGCGACGCGATTTGTTAAATCAGGCAATATGGCTAAAGAGTTCGACGAACTGTTTTATATCGTTAACCAAGATGAGCTGTACGGCATTGTCCACCTCCCAGAGCAGCAGCTGCAACACCTCCGCTTAGGACAAGATGCACAGATTTTTGCCAATAAACATACTCAAGATACCACTCACGCGACAGTGTTGCGGATAAGCCCTATTGTTGATGCTCAAAGCGGTACATTCAAAGTTACGCTTTCAGTGCCAAACCAAAAGGCAACCTTAAAAGCTGGTATGTTTACCCGCGTAGAGCTTAGATACGACACTCATAATGACGTAATAACCGTTCCGTATAACGCGCTTGTAAATCAAGACAATGAATTTGCCCTTTATGTGATTGACGGAACAAGCGCTAATCGCCGTACAGTAACACTCGGTTATCGCGAAGCAGATACAGTAGAAGTCGTTGCTGGTATCGAACCTGGTGAGCAAATCGTTATTCGTGGTCATCAAAATCTAAAAGACCAATCGCTCGTTGAAGTGATTAGCTCTTTAGATATTGCATCAGCTAAGTAGACCGGGAGTAAGCGCTATGTCAATAATAAAAACCTCGGTAAACCGACCGGTTACCGTGTGGATGTTTATGTTTGCCGTCATTCTTTTCGGCATGGTTGGATTTTCACGCTTAGCAGTGAAACTACTGCCTGACTTAAGCTATCCAACCATTACCATACGCACGCAATATGTGGGTGCTGCGCCCGTTGAAGTAGAACAACTAGTATCAAAACCTATTGAAGAAGCCGCAGGTATTGTGAAAGGCTTACGAAAAATCAACTCTATTTCTCGTTCTGGTATGTCAGATGTAGTACTTGAGTTTGAATGGGGTACTGACATGGATATGGCCAGCCTCGATGTACGAGAAAAACTCGATACTATTGAATTGCCATTAGATGTTAAAAAGCCGTTATTACTGCGGTTTAATCCCAATTTAGATCCCATTGTCCGTCTCGCATTATCGGTTCCAAGTACCAGTTCTGATGTGGCTAAATCTGCGAGCGAAAGTGATTTAAAGCAGATGCGTACCTATGCTGAAGAGGAGTTGAAACGTCAACTTGAGTCATTATCTGGCGTCGCTGCGGTGCGTCTTTCAGGAGGACTACAGCAGGAAGTTCATATACTGCTTAATCAACAAAAGCTCACTCAACTTAACCTCAGCGCCGACCTTATTCGTGCTCGTATCGCTGAAGAAAATATTAACCTCTCCGCTGGTAAGGTGATTCAAGGCGACAAAGAGTATTTAGTCAGAACCTTAAACCAATTCAACTCATTGGATGAGCTCGGACAAATTGTTATCTATCGTGATGAACAAACGTTAGTGAGATTGTTTGAAGTTGCCGATATTGTTGACTCATATAAAGAGCGTAACGATATCACCCGTATTGGCGATAGAGAGTCTATTGAGTTAGCCATTTACAAAGAGGGTGATGCCAATACTGTGGCTGTCGCACGTAAGGTCACTAGCGAACTCGAAAAACTCAACAAAAACAGCCCCAAGGCTGAATTAAAAGTCATTTACGATCAATCAGAATTTATTGAAAGTGCCGTCAATGAAGTCACATCGGCTGCGCTCATCGGTAGTCTATTGTCTATGTTGGTTATCTATCTATTTTTAAGAGATATTATTCCAACGCTTATTATTTCAATCTCAATCCCCTTCTCGGTTATTGCTACCTTTAACATGATGTATTTTGCGGGTATCAGCCTCAATATCATGTCTCTTGGCGGAATCGCATTGGCCGTGGGCTTGCTTGTCGATAACGCTATTGTGGTGCTGGAAAATATAGACCGCTGTAAATCACTGGGCATGAGTAAACTCGAAGCCGCTGTCACTGGGACTAAAGAGGTTTCAGGTGCTATCTTTGCTTCAACATTAACCACGCTCGCCGTATTTGTTCCTTTGGTCTTTGTTGATGGTGTGGCTGGTGCGTTATTTTCAGACCAAGCACTTACCGTGGCATTTGCGCTACTGGCATCGCTGTTAGTGGCACTCACCACCATCCCGATGTTAGCCTCACGTGAAGGCTTTAAAGCCCTACCACCATTATTAACAAAGTCTGAAAAAATCAAACCAGACACCAAGTTTGGAAAATTTAAGCACTACAGCGCAACGGTCTTTTCATTCCCTTTCATACTGCTATTCAACTACATACCCAGCGCACTATTGACGCTGACATTAATTGTAGGCCGCACTGTCTCTTGGGTGGTAGGACTCGTTATGCGCCCATTGAGTAGCGCGTTTAACTGGGTTTATAGTTTGCTCGAAGCTGGCTACCATCGCCTGTTGGCAGCGGCCTTAAGATTTAAAGTGCTCACCTTGTCTATTGCTATCGGTATTACGGCAGGCTCTGCGTTGCTGGTACCAAGCTTAGGAATGGAGCTCATTCCACCGATGAATCAAGGCGAGTTCTACGTTGAAGTATTACTGCCACCAGGGACCGAAGTGTCTGAAACAGACAAAGTACTGCGCACGCTAGCACTTTCTATTAAGGATAGAGCTGATGTAAAGCATGCGTACAGCCAAGCGGGCAGTGGCGGTTTAATGACCTCCGATACTTCACGCGGTGGAGAAAACTGGGGACGTTTACAGGTTGTACTGGCCGATCATGATGCTTTTGACGCAGTCACGCAAAAATTACGTGCCGTCGCAATGCGGATCCCAGAGCTTGAAGCCAAGATCCAACATCCTGAGCTGTTTAGTTTCAAGACTCCACTTGAAATTGAACTGGTAGGTTACGATCTTGCCCAACTGAAAACCACGGCTGATACCTTAGTTGAAGCCTTGTCTGAATCGGACCGATTTGCCGATATCAATACCAGCTTGCGAGATGGCCAGCCAGAGTTAAGTATTCGATTTGATCATCAGCGTCTTGCAGCCTTGGGGATGGATGCCCCCTCTGTCGCAAACCGTATTGCTCAACGCATTGGCGGTACGGTTGCCAGTCAGTATACGGTGCGCGATCGTAAGATTGATATCTTGGTTCGCAGCGAACTTGATGAACGTAATCAAATTAGTGATATCGACTCAATGATCATCAATCCAAACAGTAGCCGCCCAATTTCGCTGAGTGCCGTTGCTGATGTCACTCTCAAGCTTGGCCCTTCGGCTATCAATAGAGTGAGCCAACAACGCGTGGCTATCGTGTCGGCCAACTTAGCTTATGGCGACCTTAATGATGCGGTGTTAACAGCTCGAGAAATTCTTGCCAATCAAACACTACCCACCTCGATTCAGGCGCGTTTTGGCGGTCAAAATGAAGAGATGGAACATTCATTCCAGTCGTTACAAGTTGCATTAGTGTTAGCGGTGTTCTTGGTGTACTTGGTCATGGCAAGTCAGTTTGAATCGCTATTGCACCCTTTACTCATTCTTATCGCAGTGCCAATGGCAGTAGGCGGCAGTATTTTGGGGCTTTATATCACTCAAACTCACTTGAGCGTGGTGGTGTTTATTGGCTTAATTATGCTTGCCGGTATTGTGGTCAACA from Shewanella sp. Choline-02u-19 encodes:
- a CDS encoding efflux RND transporter permease subunit, whose amino-acid sequence is MSIIKTSVNRPVTVWMFMFAVILFGMVGFSRLAVKLLPDLSYPTITIRTQYVGAAPVEVEQLVSKPIEEAAGIVKGLRKINSISRSGMSDVVLEFEWGTDMDMASLDVREKLDTIELPLDVKKPLLLRFNPNLDPIVRLALSVPSTSSDVAKSASESDLKQMRTYAEEELKRQLESLSGVAAVRLSGGLQQEVHILLNQQKLTQLNLSADLIRARIAEENINLSAGKVIQGDKEYLVRTLNQFNSLDELGQIVIYRDEQTLVRLFEVADIVDSYKERNDITRIGDRESIELAIYKEGDANTVAVARKVTSELEKLNKNSPKAELKVIYDQSEFIESAVNEVTSAALIGSLLSMLVIYLFLRDIIPTLIISISIPFSVIATFNMMYFAGISLNIMSLGGIALAVGLLVDNAIVVLENIDRCKSLGMSKLEAAVTGTKEVSGAIFASTLTTLAVFVPLVFVDGVAGALFSDQALTVAFALLASLLVALTTIPMLASREGFKALPPLLTKSEKIKPDTKFGKFKHYSATVFSFPFILLFNYIPSALLTLTLIVGRTVSWVVGLVMRPLSSAFNWVYSLLEAGYHRLLAAALRFKVLTLSIAIGITAGSALLVPSLGMELIPPMNQGEFYVEVLLPPGTEVSETDKVLRTLALSIKDRADVKHAYSQAGSGGLMTSDTSRGGENWGRLQVVLADHDAFDAVTQKLRAVAMRIPELEAKIQHPELFSFKTPLEIELVGYDLAQLKTTADTLVEALSESDRFADINTSLRDGQPELSIRFDHQRLAALGMDAPSVANRIAQRIGGTVASQYTVRDRKIDILVRSELDERNQISDIDSMIINPNSSRPISLSAVADVTLKLGPSAINRVSQQRVAIVSANLAYGDLNDAVLTAREILANQTLPTSIQARFGGQNEEMEHSFQSLQVALVLAVFLVYLVMASQFESLLHPLLILIAVPMAVGGSILGLYITQTHLSVVVFIGLIMLAGIVVNNAIVLVDRINQLRRSGQDKLTAITNAAESRLRPIIMTTMTTALGLSPMALGLGDGSEVRAPMAITVIFGLSLSTLLTLVVIPALYALFDRKDYAQETTEPQSNDSMITEGGQA
- a CDS encoding efflux RND transporter periplasmic adaptor subunit, translated to MEAFKNKKIILPILLAALLSACGAEEEVKEEEKYAVPVETTTVIQGDVSSFYSTTATLEAPEEAKVVTRVAGLIQSINVEEGDRVAKGQLLAIIDSKRQKFDLDRSQAEVEIIQQELNRLKKINNKQFFSADSMAKLEYNLQAAMAKRDLAALYVQESMIRSPIEGVVATRFVKSGNMAKEFDELFYIVNQDELYGIVHLPEQQLQHLRLGQDAQIFANKHTQDTTHATVLRISPIVDAQSGTFKVTLSVPNQKATLKAGMFTRVELRYDTHNDVITVPYNALVNQDNEFALYVIDGTSANRRTVTLGYREADTVEVVAGIEPGEQIVIRGHQNLKDQSLVEVISSLDIASAK
- a CDS encoding RluA family pseudouridine synthase; the encoded protein is MSERLRVKQASPLLSFLTTELKGWSRSKIKQRLTTGCIIVNGQPIMRHDHEINVGDDVEVRATGKNVQLKVSRLEILYSDNDLIVINKPAGLLSVATANENKDHALAILRKQLTRPKRTVNLWPVHRLDRDTSGVLMFATSREMREAVMDGWAEAEKTYLAVVEGCPNPSQGTIDQPLRIDPEKYQMIVGPHPEAKKAITHFNTLRTVGERSLLEVQLETGRQHQIRAHMAWLGHPLIGDPRYGTEGPRMGLHALRLSITRPKTGKRLTFETPAPDDFLNLLR
- a CDS encoding citrate synthase — encoded protein: MADNIAKLELPGNESIDLPIKKGTAGFDVIDISKLGSTGHFTFDPGFLATASCESAITYIDGDQGILLHRGYPIGELAIDSDYLDLCYLLLYGELPNKAQYDTFVHTVKNHTMVNEQLASFFRGFRRDAHPMAMLCGVTGALSAFYQDSLDVNDERHREIAAYRLVSKMPTIAAMCYKYSIGQPFVYPRNDLSYAGNFLSMMFAVPCEEYKVNPIVERAMDRIFILHADHEQNASTSTVRLAGSSGANPFACIAAGIASLWGPAHGGANEACLNMLEEIGSVDRIPEFIARAKDKEDPFRLMGFGHRVYKNFDPRAKVMRETCHEVLAELNVNDPLLDVAMELERIALEDEYFVSKKLYPNVDFYSGIIMKAIGIPTSMFTVLFALARTVGWIAHWKEMLDQPGHKISRPRQLYTGDAERSFVAKDKRD
- the sdhD gene encoding succinate dehydrogenase, hydrophobic membrane anchor protein → MVTNAASLGRSGVHDFILIRASAVILACYTIFMVGFIACSSPLTYDAWHGLFSALPMKVFTLLALVAILVHAWIGVWQVLTDYVKCVSLRGVLQFVFVVAAFSYMAAGILIVWGV
- the sdhC gene encoding succinate dehydrogenase cytochrome b556 subunit; the encoded protein is MEQSEQNVKKQRPVHLDLQTIQFPATAIASILHRVSGVIMLFAVGILIWLLNESLASAESFAGVQSLFDNFIVKFIVWGILTALGYHLIVGLRHLVMDAGYWEELSSGLTSAKVAMALSVVFSIIAGIWVW